One stretch of Emys orbicularis isolate rEmyOrb1 chromosome 5, rEmyOrb1.hap1, whole genome shotgun sequence DNA includes these proteins:
- the MSMO1 gene encoding methylsterol monooxygenase 1, which produces MAVNESVDILNSAYLAVEYIDSFLPDNPLQQPFKNAWNYMLDNYTKFQIATWGSLIVHELSYFLLCLPGFIFQFIPYMQKYKIQQDKPETWEKQWKCLKTLLFNHFCIQLPLICGTYYFTEYFNIPYDWERMPRWYMLLAQCFGCAVIEDAWHYFLHRLLHHKRIYKYIHKVHHEFVSPFGMQAEYAHPLETLILGTGFFIGIIVFCNHMILLWAWVICRLMETIDVHSGYDIPLNPLHLVPFYAGARFHDFHHMNFIGNYASTFTWWDRIFGTDYQYVSYQEKEKNQELLTEKKSN; this is translated from the exons ATGGCAGTGAATGAGAGTGTTGACATCCTGAACTCCGCTTACCTGGCAGTGGAATACATCGACTCTTTCTTGCCTGACAATCCACTGCAACAACCATTTAAAAATGCTTGGAACTATATGCTGGACAATTACACCAAGTTCCAGATTGCAACATGGGGATCACTCATAGTTCATGAACTTTCCTACTTTTTGCTCTGTCTACCTGGATTTATATTTCAGTTTATACCTTATATGCAAAAGTATAAAATTCAGCAG GATAAACCAGAAACATGGGAGAAGCAGTGGAAGTGTTTAAAAACGCTTCTCTTCAATCACTTCTGTATTCAGCTTCCTCTGATATGTGGTACCTACTATTTCACAGAGTACTTCAATATCCCTTATGACTGGGAAAGGATGCCAAGATG gtacatgCTACTTGCCCAGTGTTTTGGATGTGCAGTGATTGAGGATGCCTGGCACTATTTCCTGCATAGACTCTTGCATCACAAGAGAATATACAAGTACATCCATAAAGTTCATCATGAGTTCGTA tctCCTTTTGGGATGCAAGCAGAGTATGCACATCCACTGGAAACGCTTATCCTTGGAACTGGTTTTTTCATCGGCATTATTGTTTTCTGTAACCATATGATTCTTCTGTGGGCCTGGGTAATATGTCGCTTAATGGAAACCATTGATGTACACAG tgGCTACGATATTCCTCTGAACCCCCTGCATCTAGTGCCCTTCTATGCTGGGGCTCGTTTTCATGATTTCCATCACATGAACTTCATTGGCAACTATGCTTCAACCTTCACATGGTGGGATAGAATCTTTGGTACAGATTATCAGTATGTTTCATACCAAGAGAAAGAGAAGAATCAAGAACTGTTAACAGAAAAGAAGTCCAACTAA